Proteins from a single region of Amblyomma americanum isolate KBUSLIRL-KWMA chromosome 10, ASM5285725v1, whole genome shotgun sequence:
- the LOC144107667 gene encoding uncharacterized protein LOC144107667 isoform X2, whose amino-acid sequence MRRPRMGRQQGQSPREPPEIAAATVRFLTLWQFVVTVQTAETLEGVETLEVVAAPELITPELATIPVLATAPELTTLPGLATTPELATTPELATTPELATTPELAATPELATFPELMTTAKVVASANLVTTAKLTTTPELTTTPELTTTPELTTTPELTTFPELTTAKVAASANLVTTAKLMTTPELATTPELATTPELATTPELATTPEVDDYEGCGVSDGCRVSEFGDDSKVGDNSKVGDDSKVGDDSKVGDDTGSWTASGSQDLDAAGGATGCDIVYCAAATGAVCGETTHVGSEESTAVTCHTSPEHTDGASVDGASGCRGDVASTRSVPRRYTVNAQASINAVRSQVSSQPVPSAVTFGIYVNYIPLDATEEEVKALFEPYGEVLRLFLVSKPEVTHLYAYVMLDSDDNTRRAIRELDGMRMRGNQLRVDSTFGRATHIFAYGEGTAYNRSRAAVYARMRSEAQDGGDRMPPNGDRFRGGGFNHHRDSRSDNGQNDRLTNRQDDGLRGRQNDGLRGRQNDGFRARQGDVFRNRQDDGFRGRQDDGFRGRQDDGFRARQDDGFRARQGDVFRARQGDVFRGRQDDGFRARQGDVFRGRQDDGFRARQGDGFRARQDDGFRGRQDDGLRGRQDYSFRACQNDGFRARQGDVFRGRQDDGFRGRQDDGFRGRQDDCFRGRQDDGFRGRQDDGFRAYVGYRNYVGYRNPQDQQPRYGHHNDGRTRGGSSGRGYQRDNLGRGGGANQRSNFNCGDAAPRDCRPRGGWQQCDRPQERGDRFSGHRDSGGYGISEEDAHWQLLYERDVEVRLEAKRRQEEAWNRHLQNLAEAGGDRHQWLTLDQLRGLVGNANYSQPLYQIYNRPIHLTLHRDPSAPNGGDAVFWRDGSEYGRPLDLIRLLHGDDGVVSDCLGEVGASVHQSEDTASDQGLAAASPESDDSGSHDTGTVSAEVEARYVQQEDGKQSCNDALDAGDHRPPGEQRQQENGDSTEDSTFYRTGQRNRCSDPPEETPQRSSCSDPPEETPQRSSCSDPPEETPQRSSCSDPPEETPQRSSCSDPPEEIPQCSSFSDPPEETPQRSSCSDPPEETPQRSSCSDPPEETPQRSSCSDPPEETPQRSSCSDPPEEIPQCSSFSDPPEETHQRSSCSDPPEETPQRSSCSDPPEETPQRSSCSDPPEETPQRSSCSDPPEETPQRSSCSDPPEETPQCSSCSDPPEETPQHSSCSDPPEETPQRSSCSDPPEETPQRSSCSDPPEETGQRNHCSDHPEEMGQRSRCIDPPEETGQRSRCSDPAEETGQRSRWIDPPEETGQRSRCSDPAEEMGQRICCSDPAEETGQRSSSGKRELTSQMHEPVARCISAPPAVGRSGLEGGAPAAVRQDGARSSRGLSVAAMLRCSVSTALGENERFPERPRALHNNRSFTEYAEEQRAALAEYGRRARAASLSLRFASTGGAKDDDSESEHSSSEDDEVARQASYLWKFFVRKKNQQNAVHLMCGRAAPQCSSGCCLLGDGSRAVLVLGHAPVIPECRCAAPCCAAQGRDRVIPSGDGEGPVGGAAVPRDVGEATDLAKQGQQEGEPTTREAVRTVSDNPKQRCEDLAAQAFAHAVCLVADSGVNQDDDADSDSELFASTEEEDEDDLEMFSVLSEGDTRAFGHRSGPEASTEIFSPTLNGKLDPPENAEATRPEAGNADYPAVGINGPTNPETADGSASMLDEPGAATQKDVGDAGYSAPEIAADQTESTRGDLPPEGEGDDYGNGVFEKGAQDGGAAAQRTTAEQQKAPGSHDAGPSEAGGADDAVDTRRQQPRR is encoded by the exons ATGCGTCGACCGAGGATGGGGCGCCAACAGGGGCAGAGCCCTCGCGAGCCGCCGGAGATTGCCGCGGCGACAGTGCGATTTCTGACGCTGTGGCAGTTCGTGGTGACGGTGCAGACGGCGGAGACTTTGGAGGGGGTGGAGACACTGGAGGTGGTGGCGGCACCGGAGTTGATTACCCCGGAGTTGGCGACGATCCCGGTGTTGGCGACGGCCCCAGAATTGACGACTCTCCCCGGGTTGGCGACTACCCCAGAGTTGGCGACTACCCCGGAGTTGGCGACTACCCCGGAGTTGGCGACTACCCCGGAGTTGGCGGCTACCCCGGAGTTGGCGACTTTCCCGGAGTTGATGACGACTGCGAAGGTTGTGGCGTCAGCGAATTTGGTGACGACAGCAAAGTTGACGACCACCCCAGAGTTGACGACCACCCCAGAGTTGACGACTACCCCAGAGTTGACGACTACCCCAGAGTTGACGACTTTCCCGGAGTTGACGACTGCGAAGGTTGCGGCGTCAGCGAATCTGGTGACGACAGCAAAGTTGATGACTACCCCAGAGTTGGCGACTACCCCGGAGTTGGCGACTACCCCGGAGTTGGCGACTACCCCAGAGTTGGCGACTACCCCAGA AGTTGACGACTACGAAGGTTGTGGCGTAAGCGATGGTTGCCGCGTGAGCGAATTTGGTGACGACAGCAAAGTTGGTGACAACAGCAAAGTTGGTGACGACAGCAAAGTTGGTGACGACAGCAAAGTTGGCGACGACACCGGAAGCTGGACCGCTAGTGGCAGCCAGGACTTGGACGCCGCTGGAGGCGCCACTGGCTGCGACATTGTGTACTGCGCTGCAGCCACAGGTGCCGTGTGTGGCGAAACCACACACGTCGGCAGCGAAGAGAGCACTGCCGTCACTTGCCACACCAGCCCTGAACACACGGACGGGGCCAGCGTTGATGGTGCGTCGGGATGCCGGGGCGACGTGGCATCCACGCGCAGTGTGCCGCGCCGCTACACCGTCAACGCGCAAGCCAGCATCAACGCCGTCCGCAGCCAGGTGTCGTCGCAGCCCGTTCCGTCGGCAGTGACCTTCGGCATTTATGTCAACTACATTCCGCTGGATGCCACGGAGGAGGAAGTGAAAGCACTGTTCGAGCCCTACGGAGAG GTGCTGCGCCTGTTCCTGGTGAGTAAGCCGGAGGTGACGCACCTGTACGCCTACGTGATGCTCGACTCGGACGACAACACGCGGCGTGCCATCAGAGAGCTGGACGgcatgcgcatgcgcggcaaccaaCTCAGGGTGGATTCCACCTTCGGCCGGGCGACGCACATCTTCGCATACG GCGAAGGCACCGCCTACAATCGCAGCCGCGCCGCCGTGTATGCACGGATGCGAAGTGAAGCACAAGACGGGGGCGACCGCATGCCGCCCAATGGCGACCGCTTCAGGGGTGGTGGCTTCAACCACCACCGGGACAGTCGCTCCGACAACGGCCAGAACGACCGCCTCACGAACCGCCAGGACGACGGCTTGAGGGGCCGCCAGAACGACGGCTTGAGGGGCCGCCAGAACGACGGTTTCAGGGCACGCCAGGGCGACGTCTTCAGGAACCGCCAGGACGACGGCTTCAGGGGCCGCCAGGACGACGGCTTCAGGGGCCGCCAGGACGACGGCTTCAGGGCACGCCAGGACGACGGCTTCAGGGCACGCCAGGGCGACGTCTTCAGGGCACGCCAGGGCGACGTCTTCAGGGGCCGCCAGGACGACGGCTTCAGGGCACGCCAGGGCGACGTCTTCAGGGGCCGCCAGGACGACGGCTTCAGGGCACGCCAGGGCGACGGCTTCAGGGCACGCCAGGACGACGGCTTCAGGGGCCGCCAGGACGACGGCTTGAGGGGCCGCCAGGACTACAGCTTCAGGGCCTGCCAGAACGACGGTTTCAGGGCACGCCAGGGCGACGTCTTCAGGGGCCGCCAGGACGACGGCTTCAGGGGCCGCCAGGACGACGGCTTCAGGGGCCGCCAGGACGACTGCTTCAGGGGCCGCCAGGACGACGGCTTCAGGGGCCGCCAGGACGACGGCTTCAGGGCCTATGTGGGATACAGAAACTATGTGGGATACAGAAACCCCCAGGACCAACAACCTCGCTACGGTCACCACAACGATGGGCGCACCCGCGGAGGCAGCAGTGGTCGGGGGTATCAGCGCGACAACTTAGGCAGAGGAGGAGGCGCGAACCAGCGGTCCAACTTCAACTGTGGCGACGCCGCGCCTAGGGACTGCAGGCCTAGAGGAGGGTGGCAGCAATGTGATCGCCCGCAGGAGCGCGGGGACAGATTCTCGGGCCACCGCGACAGCGGAGGATACGGCATCAGCGAGGAGGACGCACACTGGCAGCTACTCTACGAGCGCGACGTGGAAGTTAGGCTGGAAGCTAAGCGGAGGCAAGAAGAGGCGTGGAACCGGCACCTGCAAAACTTGGCAGAGGCTGGCGGAGACCGCCACCAGTGGTTGACGCTCGACCAGCTCCGGGGGCTTGTCGGGAACGCGAATTACAGCCAGCCCCTTTACCAAATCTACAACCGCCCCATCCACCTAACCTTGCACAGAGACCCGTCGGCGCCTAATGGCGGCGACGCGGTCTTCTGGAGGGACGGCTCCGAATACGGGAGACCGCTGGACCTCATCCGCCTGCTGCATGGAGACGACGGGGTAGTCTCTGATTGCTTGGGAGAGGTCGGTGCCTCTGTCCACCAGTCCGAGGACACGGCTTCGGATCAAGGGTTAGCTGCCGCATCACCTGAAAGTGACGACAGTGGCTCACATGACACGGGCACCGTTTCCGCCGAAGTTGAAGCAAGATATGTGCAGCAGGAAGATGGAAAGCAGAGCTGTAATGATGCCCTGGATGCTGGAGATCATCGGCCTCCCGGTGAACAGCGCCAGCAAGAGAACGGTGATTCTACGGAAGATTCTACGTTCTACAGAACGGGCCAACGCAACCGTTGCAGCGACCCTCCAGAAGAAACTCCCCAGCGCAGCAGTTGCAGCGACCCTCCAGAAGAAACTCCCCAGCGCAGTAGTTGCAGCGACCCTCCAGAAGAAACTCCCCAGCGCAGCAGTTGCAGCGACCCTCCAGAAGAAACTCCCCAGCGCAGCAGTTGCAGCGATCCTCCAGAAGAAATTCCCCAGTGCAGCAGTTTCAGCGACCCTCCAGAAGAAACTCCCCAGCGCAGCAGTTGCAGCGACCCTCCAGAAGAAACTCCCCAGCGCAGTAGTTGCAGCGACCCTCCAGAAGAAACTCCCCAGCGCAGCAGTTGCAGCGACCCTCCAGAAGAAACTCCCCAGCGCAGCAGTTGCAGCGACCCTCCAGAAGAAATTCCCCAGTGCAGCAGTTTCAGCGACCCTCCAGAAGAAACTCACCAGCGCAGCAGTTGCAGCGACCCTCCAGAAGAAACTCCCCAGCGCAGCAGTTGCAGCGACCCTCCAGAAGAAACTCCCCAGCGCAGTAGTTGCAGCGACCCTCCAGAAGAAACTCCCCAGCGCAGCAGTTGCAGCGACCCTCCAGAAGAAACTCCCCAGCGCAGCAGTTGCAGCGATCCTCCAGAAGAAACTCCCCAGTGCAGCAGTTGCAGCGACCCTCCAGAAGAAACTCCCCAGCACAGCAGTTGCAGCGACCCTCCAGAAGAAACTCCCCAGCGCAGCAGTTGCAGCGATCCTCCAGAAGAAACTCCCCAGCGCAGCAGTTGCAGCGATCCTCCAGAAGAAACGGGCCAACGCAACCATTGCAGCGACCATCCAGAAGAAATGGGCCAGCGCAGCCGTTGCATCGACCCTCCAGAAGAAACGGGCCAGCGCAGCCGTTGCAGCGACCCTGCAGAAGAAACGGGCCAGCGCAGCCGTTGGATCGACCCTCCAGAAGAAACGGGCCAGCGCAGCCGTTGCAGCgaccctgcagaagaaatgggccAGCGCATCTGTTGCAGCGACCCCGCAGAAGAAACGGGCCAGCGCAGCAGCTCTGGAAAGCGTGAACTGACGTCGCAAATGCATGAGCCCGTTGCGCGTTGTATTTCGGCTCCTCCCGCCGTGGGCCGATCTGGTTTGGAAGGCGGCGCTCCTGCAGCTGTGCGTCAGGATGGCGCGCGTTCCTCCCGAGGCCTGAGCGTGGCAGCCATGCTGAGGTGCAGCGTCAGTACCGCGCTGGGCGAAAACGAGAGATTCCCGGAGAGACCGCGAGCGCTGCACAACAACAGGTCGTTCACAGAGTACGCCGAAGAGCAGAGAGCAGCGCTGGCAGAGTACGGACGCCGTGCACGGGCGGCCAGCCTCAGCCTGCGGTTCGCTTCGACCGGCGGCGCGAAAGACGACGACTCGGAAAGCGAACACTCGTCCTCGGAAGACGACGAAGTCGCGCGCCAGGCGAGCTACCTGTGGAAGTTTTTCGTGCGCAAGAAGAACCAGCAGAATGCGGTTCACCTGATGTGCGGCCGAGCAGCGCCGCAGTgcagcagcggctgctgcctctTGGGCGACGGAAGCCGTGCTGTCCTGGTACTTGGCCACGCGCCCGTCATCCCGGAGTGCCGGTGCGCCGCGCCGTGCTGCGCCGCGCAGGGCCGTGATCGCGTCATACCTTCGGGTGACGGCGAAGGTCCCGTCGGCGGGGCTGCAGTGCCTCGCGACGTTGGGGAGGCGACAGATTTGGCGAAACAGGGCCAGCAAGAGGGCGAACCGACGACGCGGGAAGCGGTGCGCACAGTCAGCGACAACCCGAAGCAGCGCTGCGAGGACCTTGCCGCCCAAGCTTTCGCGCACGCTGTCTGCCTGGTGGCAGATTCGGGCGTCAATCAAGACGACGACGCCGACTCCGACAGTGAGCTGTTCGCAAGCACTGAGGAGGAGGATGAAGACGACCTGGAGATGTTTTCTGTTTTGTCCGAGGGCGACACGCGTGCCTTCGGCCATAGGAGCGGACCGGAAGCAAGCACGGAGATATTCAGTCCAACGCTGAACGGCAAGCTTGATCCCCCGGAGAATGCCGAAGCCACAAGGCCCGAAGCCGGCAATGCTGACTACCCAGCGGTGGGAATCAACGGCCCGACAAATCCAGAGACTGCCGACGGAAGCGCTTCGATGCTGGACGAACCTGGTGCGGCCACCCAGAAGGATGTAGGCGATGCAGGCTACTCGGCCCCGGAAATCGCAGCCGACCAGACCGAATCTACTCGGGGCGATCTTCCTCCAGAGGGAGAAGGGGACGACTACGGAAACGGCGTCTTTGAAAAGGGcgcccaagatggcggcgccgccgcgcAGCGGACAACAGCTGAGCAGCAAAAGGCGCCCGGTTCACACGACGCGGGCCCGAGCGAGGCGGGAGGGGCCGACGACGCGGTCGATACGAGACGCCAGCAGCCTCGACGCTGA
- the LOC144107667 gene encoding uncharacterized protein LOC144107667 isoform X1, whose product MEGSQPAAQDLVGTALEGNASTEDGAPTGAEPSRAAGDCRGDSAISDAVAVRGDGADGGDFGGGGDTGGGGGTGVDYPGVGDDPGVGDGPRIDDSPRVGDYPRVGDYPGVGDYPGVGDYPGVGGYPGVGDFPGVDDDCEGCGVSEFGDDSKVDDHPRVDDHPRVDDYPRVDDYPRVDDFPGVDDCEGCGVSESGDDSKVDDYPRVGDYPGVGDYPGVGDYPRVGDYPRVGDFPGVDNCGGCGVIEFGDDSKVGGDSKIDDHPRVGDYPRVGDYPSVDFPRVDDYEGCGVSDGCRVSEFGDDSKVGDNSKVGDDSKVGDDSKVGDDTGSWTASGSQDLDAAGGATGCDIVYCAAATGAVCGETTHVGSEESTAVTCHTSPEHTDGASVDGASGCRGDVASTRSVPRRYTVNAQASINAVRSQVSSQPVPSAVTFGIYVNYIPLDATEEEVKALFEPYGEVLRLFLVSKPEVTHLYAYVMLDSDDNTRRAIRELDGMRMRGNQLRVDSTFGRATHIFAYGEGTAYNRSRAAVYARMRSEAQDGGDRMPPNGDRFRGGGFNHHRDSRSDNGQNDRLTNRQDDGLRGRQNDGLRGRQNDGFRARQGDVFRNRQDDGFRGRQDDGFRGRQDDGFRARQDDGFRARQGDVFRARQGDVFRGRQDDGFRARQGDVFRGRQDDGFRARQGDGFRARQDDGFRGRQDDGLRGRQDYSFRACQNDGFRARQGDVFRGRQDDGFRGRQDDGFRGRQDDCFRGRQDDGFRGRQDDGFRAYVGYRNYVGYRNPQDQQPRYGHHNDGRTRGGSSGRGYQRDNLGRGGGANQRSNFNCGDAAPRDCRPRGGWQQCDRPQERGDRFSGHRDSGGYGISEEDAHWQLLYERDVEVRLEAKRRQEEAWNRHLQNLAEAGGDRHQWLTLDQLRGLVGNANYSQPLYQIYNRPIHLTLHRDPSAPNGGDAVFWRDGSEYGRPLDLIRLLHGDDGVVSDCLGEVGASVHQSEDTASDQGLAAASPESDDSGSHDTGTVSAEVEARYVQQEDGKQSCNDALDAGDHRPPGEQRQQENGDSTEDSTFYRTGQRNRCSDPPEETPQRSSCSDPPEETPQRSSCSDPPEETPQRSSCSDPPEETPQRSSCSDPPEEIPQCSSFSDPPEETPQRSSCSDPPEETPQRSSCSDPPEETPQRSSCSDPPEETPQRSSCSDPPEEIPQCSSFSDPPEETHQRSSCSDPPEETPQRSSCSDPPEETPQRSSCSDPPEETPQRSSCSDPPEETPQRSSCSDPPEETPQCSSCSDPPEETPQHSSCSDPPEETPQRSSCSDPPEETPQRSSCSDPPEETGQRNHCSDHPEEMGQRSRCIDPPEETGQRSRCSDPAEETGQRSRWIDPPEETGQRSRCSDPAEEMGQRICCSDPAEETGQRSSSGKRELTSQMHEPVARCISAPPAVGRSGLEGGAPAAVRQDGARSSRGLSVAAMLRCSVSTALGENERFPERPRALHNNRSFTEYAEEQRAALAEYGRRARAASLSLRFASTGGAKDDDSESEHSSSEDDEVARQASYLWKFFVRKKNQQNAVHLMCGRAAPQCSSGCCLLGDGSRAVLVLGHAPVIPECRCAAPCCAAQGRDRVIPSGDGEGPVGGAAVPRDVGEATDLAKQGQQEGEPTTREAVRTVSDNPKQRCEDLAAQAFAHAVCLVADSGVNQDDDADSDSELFASTEEEDEDDLEMFSVLSEGDTRAFGHRSGPEASTEIFSPTLNGKLDPPENAEATRPEAGNADYPAVGINGPTNPETADGSASMLDEPGAATQKDVGDAGYSAPEIAADQTESTRGDLPPEGEGDDYGNGVFEKGAQDGGAAAQRTTAEQQKAPGSHDAGPSEAGGADDAVDTRRQQPRR is encoded by the exons GATCCCAGCCGGCAGCGCAGGACCTCGTGGGCACTGCGCTCGAAGGAAATGCGTCGACCGAGGATGGGGCGCCAACAGGGGCAGAGCCCTCGCGAGCCGCCGGAGATTGCCGCGGCGACAGTGCGATTTCTGACGCTGTGGCAGTTCGTGGTGACGGTGCAGACGGCGGAGACTTTGGAGGGGGTGGAGACACTGGAGGTGGTGGCGGCACCGGAGTTGATTACCCCGGAGTTGGCGACGATCCCGGTGTTGGCGACGGCCCCAGAATTGACGACTCTCCCCGGGTTGGCGACTACCCCAGAGTTGGCGACTACCCCGGAGTTGGCGACTACCCCGGAGTTGGCGACTACCCCGGAGTTGGCGGCTACCCCGGAGTTGGCGACTTTCCCGGAGTTGATGACGACTGCGAAGGTTGTGGCGTCAGCGAATTTGGTGACGACAGCAAAGTTGACGACCACCCCAGAGTTGACGACCACCCCAGAGTTGACGACTACCCCAGAGTTGACGACTACCCCAGAGTTGACGACTTTCCCGGAGTTGACGACTGCGAAGGTTGCGGCGTCAGCGAATCTGGTGACGACAGCAAAGTTGATGACTACCCCAGAGTTGGCGACTACCCCGGAGTTGGCGACTACCCCGGAGTTGGCGACTACCCCAGAGTTGGCGACTACCCCAGAGTTGGTGACTTTCCCGGAGTTGACAACTGCGGAGGTTGTGGCGTGATCGAATTTGGTGACGACAGCAAAGTTGGAGGCGACAGCAAAATTGACGACCACCCCAGAGTGGGCGACTACCCCAGAGTTGGCGACTACCCCAGTGTTGACTTTCCCAGAGTTGACGACTACGAAGGTTGTGGCGTAAGCGATGGTTGCCGCGTGAGCGAATTTGGTGACGACAGCAAAGTTGGTGACAACAGCAAAGTTGGTGACGACAGCAAAGTTGGTGACGACAGCAAAGTTGGCGACGACACCGGAAGCTGGACCGCTAGTGGCAGCCAGGACTTGGACGCCGCTGGAGGCGCCACTGGCTGCGACATTGTGTACTGCGCTGCAGCCACAGGTGCCGTGTGTGGCGAAACCACACACGTCGGCAGCGAAGAGAGCACTGCCGTCACTTGCCACACCAGCCCTGAACACACGGACGGGGCCAGCGTTGATGGTGCGTCGGGATGCCGGGGCGACGTGGCATCCACGCGCAGTGTGCCGCGCCGCTACACCGTCAACGCGCAAGCCAGCATCAACGCCGTCCGCAGCCAGGTGTCGTCGCAGCCCGTTCCGTCGGCAGTGACCTTCGGCATTTATGTCAACTACATTCCGCTGGATGCCACGGAGGAGGAAGTGAAAGCACTGTTCGAGCCCTACGGAGAG GTGCTGCGCCTGTTCCTGGTGAGTAAGCCGGAGGTGACGCACCTGTACGCCTACGTGATGCTCGACTCGGACGACAACACGCGGCGTGCCATCAGAGAGCTGGACGgcatgcgcatgcgcggcaaccaaCTCAGGGTGGATTCCACCTTCGGCCGGGCGACGCACATCTTCGCATACG GCGAAGGCACCGCCTACAATCGCAGCCGCGCCGCCGTGTATGCACGGATGCGAAGTGAAGCACAAGACGGGGGCGACCGCATGCCGCCCAATGGCGACCGCTTCAGGGGTGGTGGCTTCAACCACCACCGGGACAGTCGCTCCGACAACGGCCAGAACGACCGCCTCACGAACCGCCAGGACGACGGCTTGAGGGGCCGCCAGAACGACGGCTTGAGGGGCCGCCAGAACGACGGTTTCAGGGCACGCCAGGGCGACGTCTTCAGGAACCGCCAGGACGACGGCTTCAGGGGCCGCCAGGACGACGGCTTCAGGGGCCGCCAGGACGACGGCTTCAGGGCACGCCAGGACGACGGCTTCAGGGCACGCCAGGGCGACGTCTTCAGGGCACGCCAGGGCGACGTCTTCAGGGGCCGCCAGGACGACGGCTTCAGGGCACGCCAGGGCGACGTCTTCAGGGGCCGCCAGGACGACGGCTTCAGGGCACGCCAGGGCGACGGCTTCAGGGCACGCCAGGACGACGGCTTCAGGGGCCGCCAGGACGACGGCTTGAGGGGCCGCCAGGACTACAGCTTCAGGGCCTGCCAGAACGACGGTTTCAGGGCACGCCAGGGCGACGTCTTCAGGGGCCGCCAGGACGACGGCTTCAGGGGCCGCCAGGACGACGGCTTCAGGGGCCGCCAGGACGACTGCTTCAGGGGCCGCCAGGACGACGGCTTCAGGGGCCGCCAGGACGACGGCTTCAGGGCCTATGTGGGATACAGAAACTATGTGGGATACAGAAACCCCCAGGACCAACAACCTCGCTACGGTCACCACAACGATGGGCGCACCCGCGGAGGCAGCAGTGGTCGGGGGTATCAGCGCGACAACTTAGGCAGAGGAGGAGGCGCGAACCAGCGGTCCAACTTCAACTGTGGCGACGCCGCGCCTAGGGACTGCAGGCCTAGAGGAGGGTGGCAGCAATGTGATCGCCCGCAGGAGCGCGGGGACAGATTCTCGGGCCACCGCGACAGCGGAGGATACGGCATCAGCGAGGAGGACGCACACTGGCAGCTACTCTACGAGCGCGACGTGGAAGTTAGGCTGGAAGCTAAGCGGAGGCAAGAAGAGGCGTGGAACCGGCACCTGCAAAACTTGGCAGAGGCTGGCGGAGACCGCCACCAGTGGTTGACGCTCGACCAGCTCCGGGGGCTTGTCGGGAACGCGAATTACAGCCAGCCCCTTTACCAAATCTACAACCGCCCCATCCACCTAACCTTGCACAGAGACCCGTCGGCGCCTAATGGCGGCGACGCGGTCTTCTGGAGGGACGGCTCCGAATACGGGAGACCGCTGGACCTCATCCGCCTGCTGCATGGAGACGACGGGGTAGTCTCTGATTGCTTGGGAGAGGTCGGTGCCTCTGTCCACCAGTCCGAGGACACGGCTTCGGATCAAGGGTTAGCTGCCGCATCACCTGAAAGTGACGACAGTGGCTCACATGACACGGGCACCGTTTCCGCCGAAGTTGAAGCAAGATATGTGCAGCAGGAAGATGGAAAGCAGAGCTGTAATGATGCCCTGGATGCTGGAGATCATCGGCCTCCCGGTGAACAGCGCCAGCAAGAGAACGGTGATTCTACGGAAGATTCTACGTTCTACAGAACGGGCCAACGCAACCGTTGCAGCGACCCTCCAGAAGAAACTCCCCAGCGCAGCAGTTGCAGCGACCCTCCAGAAGAAACTCCCCAGCGCAGTAGTTGCAGCGACCCTCCAGAAGAAACTCCCCAGCGCAGCAGTTGCAGCGACCCTCCAGAAGAAACTCCCCAGCGCAGCAGTTGCAGCGATCCTCCAGAAGAAATTCCCCAGTGCAGCAGTTTCAGCGACCCTCCAGAAGAAACTCCCCAGCGCAGCAGTTGCAGCGACCCTCCAGAAGAAACTCCCCAGCGCAGTAGTTGCAGCGACCCTCCAGAAGAAACTCCCCAGCGCAGCAGTTGCAGCGACCCTCCAGAAGAAACTCCCCAGCGCAGCAGTTGCAGCGACCCTCCAGAAGAAATTCCCCAGTGCAGCAGTTTCAGCGACCCTCCAGAAGAAACTCACCAGCGCAGCAGTTGCAGCGACCCTCCAGAAGAAACTCCCCAGCGCAGCAGTTGCAGCGACCCTCCAGAAGAAACTCCCCAGCGCAGTAGTTGCAGCGACCCTCCAGAAGAAACTCCCCAGCGCAGCAGTTGCAGCGACCCTCCAGAAGAAACTCCCCAGCGCAGCAGTTGCAGCGATCCTCCAGAAGAAACTCCCCAGTGCAGCAGTTGCAGCGACCCTCCAGAAGAAACTCCCCAGCACAGCAGTTGCAGCGACCCTCCAGAAGAAACTCCCCAGCGCAGCAGTTGCAGCGATCCTCCAGAAGAAACTCCCCAGCGCAGCAGTTGCAGCGATCCTCCAGAAGAAACGGGCCAACGCAACCATTGCAGCGACCATCCAGAAGAAATGGGCCAGCGCAGCCGTTGCATCGACCCTCCAGAAGAAACGGGCCAGCGCAGCCGTTGCAGCGACCCTGCAGAAGAAACGGGCCAGCGCAGCCGTTGGATCGACCCTCCAGAAGAAACGGGCCAGCGCAGCCGTTGCAGCgaccctgcagaagaaatgggccAGCGCATCTGTTGCAGCGACCCCGCAGAAGAAACGGGCCAGCGCAGCAGCTCTGGAAAGCGTGAACTGACGTCGCAAATGCATGAGCCCGTTGCGCGTTGTATTTCGGCTCCTCCCGCCGTGGGCCGATCTGGTTTGGAAGGCGGCGCTCCTGCAGCTGTGCGTCAGGATGGCGCGCGTTCCTCCCGAGGCCTGAGCGTGGCAGCCATGCTGAGGTGCAGCGTCAGTACCGCGCTGGGCGAAAACGAGAGATTCCCGGAGAGACCGCGAGCGCTGCACAACAACAGGTCGTTCACAGAGTACGCCGAAGAGCAGAGAGCAGCGCTGGCAGAGTACGGACGCCGTGCACGGGCGGCCAGCCTCAGCCTGCGGTTCGCTTCGACCGGCGGCGCGAAAGACGACGACTCGGAAAGCGAACACTCGTCCTCGGAAGACGACGAAGTCGCGCGCCAGGCGAGCTACCTGTGGAAGTTTTTCGTGCGCAAGAAGAACCAGCAGAATGCGGTTCACCTGATGTGCGGCCGAGCAGCGCCGCAGTgcagcagcggctgctgcctctTGGGCGACGGAAGCCGTGCTGTCCTGGTACTTGGCCACGCGCCCGTCATCCCGGAGTGCCGGTGCGCCGCGCCGTGCTGCGCCGCGCAGGGCCGTGATCGCGTCATACCTTCGGGTGACGGCGAAGGTCCCGTCGGCGGGGCTGCAGTGCCTCGCGACGTTGGGGAGGCGACAGATTTGGCGAAACAGGGCCAGCAAGAGGGCGAACCGACGACGCGGGAAGCGGTGCGCACAGTCAGCGACAACCCGAAGCAGCGCTGCGAGGACCTTGCCGCCCAAGCTTTCGCGCACGCTGTCTGCCTGGTGGCAGATTCGGGCGTCAATCAAGACGACGACGCCGACTCCGACAGTGAGCTGTTCGCAAGCACTGAGGAGGAGGATGAAGACGACCTGGAGATGTTTTCTGTTTTGTCCGAGGGCGACACGCGTGCCTTCGGCCATAGGAGCGGACCGGAAGCAAGCACGGAGATATTCAGTCCAACGCTGAACGGCAAGCTTGATCCCCCGGAGAATGCCGAAGCCACAAGGCCCGAAGCCGGCAATGCTGACTACCCAGCGGTGGGAATCAACGGCCCGACAAATCCAGAGACTGCCGACGGAAGCGCTTCGATGCTGGACGAACCTGGTGCGGCCACCCAGAAGGATGTAGGCGATGCAGGCTACTCGGCCCCGGAAATCGCAGCCGACCAGACCGAATCTACTCGGGGCGATCTTCCTCCAGAGGGAGAAGGGGACGACTACGGAAACGGCGTCTTTGAAAAGGGcgcccaagatggcggcgccgccgcgcAGCGGACAACAGCTGAGCAGCAAAAGGCGCCCGGTTCACACGACGCGGGCCCGAGCGAGGCGGGAGGGGCCGACGACGCGGTCGATACGAGACGCCAGCAGCCTCGACGCTGA